One part of the Thamnophis elegans isolate rThaEle1 unplaced genomic scaffold, rThaEle1.pri scaffold_260_arrow_ctg1, whole genome shotgun sequence genome encodes these proteins:
- the LOC116523405 gene encoding filamin-C-like encodes MNSNSYYEQPPQGYQQPGEEPQQEEMPATEKDLAEDAPWKKIQQNTFTRWCNEHLKCMHKRIGDLQKDLSDGLKLIGLLEVLSQKKMYRKYHARPNFRQMKLENVSVALEFLDREHIKLVSI; translated from the coding sequence ATGAACAGCAACAGCTACTACGAGCAGCCCCCCCAGGGCTACCAGCAGCCGGGCGAGGAACCCCAACAAGAGGAGATGCCGGCCACGGAGAAGGACCTGGCCGAAGACGCGCCCTGGAAGAAGATCCAGCAGAACACTTTCACCCGCTGGTGCAACGAGCACCTGAAGTGCATGCACAAGCGCATCGGCGACCTGCAGAAGGACCTGAGCGACGGGCTGAAGCTCATCGGCCTCCTGGAGGTGCTCAGCCAGAAGAAGATGTACCGCAAGTACCACGCGCGCCCCAACTTCAGGCAGATGAAGCTGGAGAACGTCTCGGTGGCGCTGGAGTTCCTGGACCGGGAGCACATCAAGCTGGTCTCCATCG